In Rhizobium rhododendri, a genomic segment contains:
- a CDS encoding response regulator transcription factor, with protein MSRILVIEDDVKTAAEIEAALVDNGCEVACSHDGREGLVKAVSENFDAIVLDRMLPGSPDGLGLLATLRTAGVQTPVLILSALSAVDERIRGLKAGGDDYLTKPFEALELTARIDVLVRRRYSVAQATVLKVGDLEVDLLNHVVRRAGRLLDLLPREMKLLQYLMRHSGQVVTRTMLFEEVWNYRYDEPTNVIDVHISKLRKKVDLAGLPPMIRTMRGSGYVLDAAV; from the coding sequence GTGTCGAGAATCTTGGTGATCGAGGACGATGTGAAGACCGCTGCCGAGATCGAAGCGGCTTTGGTCGACAATGGCTGCGAGGTCGCCTGTTCGCACGACGGACGCGAGGGACTGGTGAAAGCCGTCTCTGAAAATTTTGATGCCATCGTCCTGGACCGAATGTTGCCGGGCAGCCCGGACGGCTTGGGATTGCTGGCGACCCTGAGGACGGCGGGTGTTCAGACACCCGTGTTGATCCTCAGTGCGCTATCGGCAGTCGACGAACGCATCCGGGGGTTGAAGGCGGGCGGCGACGACTATCTGACAAAGCCCTTCGAGGCGCTCGAACTGACCGCGAGGATCGATGTCCTCGTCCGCCGCCGCTACAGCGTCGCCCAGGCAACCGTGCTGAAGGTCGGCGATCTCGAAGTCGACCTTCTGAACCATGTTGTCAGGCGGGCGGGACGATTGCTCGATCTGCTGCCAAGGGAGATGAAGCTGCTGCAATATCTGATGCGCCATTCGGGCCAGGTCGTCACCCGGACCATGCTGTTCGAGGAGGTCTGGAATTATCGCTACGACGAGCCCACCAACGTCATCGACGTCCATATCAGCAAATTGCGCAAGAAAGTCGACCTGGCGGGCCTGCCGCCGATGATCAGGACGATGCGCGGATCAGGATATGTGCTCGATGCGGCTGTTTGA
- a CDS encoding response regulator transcription factor, translating into MRVLVVEDDDKTAHYLVRGLSEAGIVIDRAADGELGLALASEDIYDALIVDRLLPKMSGIDLVLALRCQQNPVPILMLSALGNPLDRVEGLRAGCDDYLAKPYAFGELMARLQSIARRHDGAAHGAVLMAGDLTLDIQQRIAMRAGGAISLQFRECLLLQTLMRHANAVVTRSMLLEAAWDYAFEPRGNIIDMHIHRLRRKIDHGHAFDLIRTIPGVGYRLATGPERAQPAGKTAAP; encoded by the coding sequence ATGCGGGTGCTAGTCGTAGAGGACGATGATAAGACCGCTCACTACCTTGTACGGGGTTTGTCGGAGGCCGGAATCGTCATCGACCGCGCCGCGGATGGCGAACTCGGCCTGGCACTCGCCAGCGAAGACATCTATGACGCGTTGATCGTCGACCGCCTGCTGCCGAAGATGAGCGGCATCGATCTGGTCCTGGCCCTTCGCTGTCAGCAAAACCCGGTGCCGATCCTGATGCTGAGCGCGCTCGGCAATCCGCTCGATCGGGTGGAAGGTCTTCGCGCCGGCTGCGACGACTACCTCGCCAAGCCTTATGCCTTCGGCGAGCTGATGGCGCGGCTGCAGTCCATCGCGCGGCGGCATGACGGTGCCGCGCACGGGGCGGTGCTGATGGCCGGCGATCTCACCCTCGATATCCAGCAGCGGATCGCTATGCGGGCCGGAGGGGCTATCTCGCTGCAGTTTCGCGAATGTCTGCTTCTACAGACGCTGATGCGGCATGCCAATGCGGTCGTCACCCGTTCCATGCTGCTGGAGGCGGCCTGGGACTATGCCTTCGAGCCGCGCGGCAACATCATCGACATGCACATCCATCGGCTCCGCCGCAAGATCGACCATGGCCATGCCTTCGACTTGATCCGAACGATACCGGGTGTCGGTTACCGGCTGGCCACGGGGCCGGAGAGGGCGCAGCCTGCCGGCAAGACAGCGGCTCCTTAA
- a CDS encoding efflux RND transporter periplasmic adaptor subunit: MNHDAIPTKPAVDTNPRRPRDRAILGSLAFLLVAGTAVSVFWPAQKSVSAQSPKAAAAAIPVDTASVTTQDLPIERSGLGVVTPLTAVDVKVRIDGQLQKVLFSEGQTVHAGDAIAQIDPRPYDAALAQAQASLQKDMAQLASNKLDEARARRLTTSGGGTTQAADLATAQVAVLQATVDGDQAAVDIAKLNLSFATVTAPISGRAGLRTAEQGAIVHSSDTAGIVTITQMHPIVVEFTLPQDEVPALVDGQSEGVLAVSVDSRDGSKHLGDGRLSVIDSQVDTTTGMIKLKAEFANGNLALWPGELVTARIVLRTEKNQTVVPSAAIQNGQTGPYVFVMKPDQTVATSSVKTGPVVDGMTSLLSGAAPGDKVVISGQSRLTDGTKIAPKLAVPQKVASAGEIAQ; the protein is encoded by the coding sequence ATGAATCATGATGCAATTCCGACGAAACCCGCCGTTGACACAAACCCGCGCCGCCCGCGGGACAGGGCCATCCTTGGCAGCCTCGCATTCCTGCTGGTTGCCGGAACCGCCGTTTCGGTCTTCTGGCCGGCACAGAAGAGCGTGTCGGCACAATCGCCCAAGGCCGCTGCCGCAGCGATACCGGTGGACACCGCGTCCGTGACGACGCAGGACCTGCCCATCGAGCGGTCCGGCCTCGGCGTGGTGACGCCGCTGACCGCCGTCGACGTCAAGGTGCGTATCGATGGGCAGCTGCAAAAGGTGCTGTTTTCCGAGGGCCAGACCGTCCATGCCGGCGATGCCATTGCCCAGATCGATCCGCGCCCCTATGACGCCGCCCTGGCGCAGGCGCAGGCGAGCCTGCAGAAGGACATGGCCCAGCTCGCCAGCAACAAGCTTGACGAGGCGAGGGCCAGGCGCCTGACCACCTCGGGCGGCGGCACGACCCAAGCCGCCGATCTGGCCACGGCCCAGGTCGCGGTCCTCCAGGCGACGGTCGATGGCGATCAGGCGGCGGTGGATATCGCCAAGCTGAACCTCAGCTTTGCCACGGTCACCGCGCCGATCTCCGGGCGTGCGGGTCTGCGAACCGCCGAACAGGGGGCAATCGTCCACAGCAGCGATACGGCCGGCATCGTGACGATCACCCAGATGCATCCGATTGTGGTCGAGTTCACGCTGCCGCAGGACGAGGTCCCGGCCTTAGTCGATGGCCAGTCCGAAGGCGTTCTGGCGGTTTCCGTCGACAGCCGCGATGGCTCCAAGCATCTGGGGGACGGCAGACTTTCGGTGATCGACAGCCAGGTCGACACCACGACCGGCATGATCAAACTCAAGGCCGAGTTTGCCAACGGCAATCTTGCCCTGTGGCCGGGCGAACTGGTGACTGCGCGGATTGTGCTGAGAACGGAAAAGAACCAGACGGTCGTGCCATCGGCGGCCATCCAGAACGGCCAGACCGGACCCTATGTTTTCGTCATGAAGCCGGATCAAACCGTGGCCACGTCATCGGTCAAGACCGGACCGGTGGTCGACGGCATGACGAGCTTGCTCTCCGGCGCGGCACCTGGGGACAAAGTTGTCATTTCCGGCCAATCGAGGCTCACGGACGGAACGAAGATCGCACCGAAGTTAGCGGTTCCGCAAAAGGTCGCCAGCGCCGGGGAGATCGCTCAATGA